Proteins encoded in a region of the Solanum dulcamara chromosome 9, daSolDulc1.2, whole genome shotgun sequence genome:
- the LOC129902691 gene encoding dnaJ protein homolog, with amino-acid sequence MFGRGGTKKSDNTRYYEILGVSKNASEDEIKKAYRKAAMKNHPDKGGDPEKFKELAQAYEVLSDSQKREIYDQYGEDALKEGMGGGGGMQDPFDIFESFFGGNPFGGGGSGRGRRQRRGDDVVHPLKVSLEDLYSGITKKLSLSRNVICSKCSGKGSKSGASMKCSGCKGTGMKVSIRQLGPGMIQQMQHPCNECKGTGETIDDKDRCPQCKGEKVVQEKKVLEVHVEKGMQNGQKVTFPGEADEAPDRVTGDIVFVLQQKEHPKFKRKGEDLFVDHTLTLTEALCGFQFILTHLDGRQLLIKSNPGEVVKPDQFKAINDEGMPMYQRPFMRGKLYIHFIVEFPDSLKLEQVKALEAILPPRPISQYSDMELDECEETTLHDVNMEEEMRRKQAAQQEAYDEDEEMSGGGGQRVQCAQQ; translated from the exons ATGTTTGGAAGAGGAGGAACAAAGAAGAGTGATAATACAAGGTATTATGAAATCTTGGGTGTTTCCAAGAATGCATCAGAAGATGAAATCAAGAAAGCTTACAGAAAAGCTGCTATGAAGAATCACCCTGATAAGGGTGGTGATCCTGAAAAG TTTAAGGAGCTAGCTCAAGCTTATGAGGTTTTGAGTGACTCACAGAAGCGCGAGATTTATGATCAGTATGGAGAAGATGCACTGAAAGAAGGAATGGGTGGTGGTGGCGGCATGCAGGATCCATTTGACATCTTTGAATCCTTCTTTGGTGGAAATCCTTTTGGAG GTGGTGGTAGTGGTAGAGGACGAAGACAGAGGAGGGGTGACGATGTAGTGCATCCACTGAAGGTGTCGCTTGAGGACCTATACAGTGGGATAACCAAGAAACTCTCACTTTCACGCAATGTTATTTGCTCCAAGTGTAGTGG CAAGGGGTCGAAGTCTGGTGCTTCAATGAAGTGTTCTGGTTGTAAAGGTACTGGTATGAAGGTCTCAATCAGACAGCTTGGTCCTGGAATGATCCAGCAAATGCAACATCCTTGCAATGAATGCAAGGGTACCGGAGAGACAATTGACGACAAGGACCGTTGTCCTCAATGCAAAGGTGAAAAAGTGGTTCAGGAGAAGAAAGTCCTTGAAGTTCATGTTGAAAAAGGAATGCAAAATGGACAGAAAGTTACATTCCCTGGAGAGGCTGATGAAGCG CCTGATAGAGTTACTGGAGATATAGTTTTCGTTCTCCAGCAGAAAGAACACCCGAAGTTCAAGAGAAAGGGTGAAGATCTGTTTGTAGATCACACATTGACCTTAACTGAGGCATTATGTGGCTTCCAGTTCATATTGACACACTTAGATGGCAGACAACTCCTCATAAAATCAAATCCTGGAGAAGTTGTTAAACCTG ATCAATTCAAGGCAATCAATGATGAAGGAATGCCGATGTATCAGAGGCCATTCATGAGGGGTAAATTGTACATTCATTTCATCGTGGAATTCCCCGATTCGTTGAAACTGGAACAGGTGAAGGCTCTAGAGGCAATCTTGCCACCAAGACCTATATCACAGTACTCAGACATGGAACTGGATGAATGTGAAGAGACTACATTACATGATGTGAATATGGAGGAGGAAATGAGAAGGAAACAAGCTGCACAACAAGAAGCATATGATGAGGATGAAGAGATGTCTGGTGGTGGAGGACAGAGAGTACAATGTGCTCAACAGTAG
- the LOC129904319 gene encoding probable receptor-like protein kinase At1g49730: MKHIFDFYSQKQQNLLMEPLIFKIKLIILAWVHFRSRSGPISLVKHFSYRDIKKATDGFRRIVYNSSKRVAYRAKFQNGHAAIVKEVHASEDQDDATFYREVQLLGQLHHRHIAALNGFSSGPKRFLVLENLEKGSLKEHLSDPLMTPLNWRIRLQIAVGIAAALEYLHFFCDPPMYHVSVSSSTIMLDENFTAKLCDVRLLCSVENNKPLPKSKCSKECRDEICKHTIFQLGLLILELVTGQSSEDGGVDLVQWVQDSRFRRRSIHQMIDPDLGDSYDFKELKGLLAVAKMCVQSIHKPTIKTPQILWYLQKKLGRTQVVC, translated from the exons ATGAAGCATATATTCGATTTTTATAGTCAGAAGCAACag AATTTGTTAATGGAACCTTTGATCTTCAAAATTAAGCTTATTATTCTTGCTTGGGTTCATTTCAGATCTCGTTCAG GTCCAATATCCTTGGTGAAACACTTTTCTTATAGAGATATAAAGAAAGCAACTGATGGTTTTAGGAGAATTGTTTACAACTCTTCTAAAAGAGTTGCTTACAGAGCAAAGTTTCAAAATGGCCATGCTGCAATTGTGAAAGAAGTCCACGCTTCCGAAGACCAGGATGATGCTACTTTCTACAGGGAGGTACAGTTACTTGGTCAGTTGCATCATCGACATATTGCTGCACTTAATGGGTTCTCTAGCGGCCCTAAGAG atttctagtccttgaaaatttggaaaaagGAAGTCTGAAGGAACACCTTTCTG ACCCTCTGATGACTCCATTAAACTGGAGGATAAGACTGCAGATAGCAGTTGGCATTGCTGCTGCTTTA GAATATCTCCACTTCTTTTGTGATCCACCGATGTACCACGTTTCAGTCAGTTCAAGTACCATCATGCTGGACGAGAACTTCACAGCTAAA CTCTGTGATGTTAGACTCCTTTGTTCTGTCGAAAACAACAAACCACTTCCGAAGTCTAAATGCTCCAAAG AATGTAGAGATGAGATCTGCAAACATACAATCTTCCAGCTTGGTTTGCTGATCCTTGAGTTAGTCACCGGCCAATCCTCAGAAGATGGAGGTGTTGACTTAGTTCAATGGGTTCAAGATTCTCGTTTCCGAAGAAGATCCATTCACCAGATGATTGATCCAGATCTTGGAGACAGCTACGATTTCAAAGAGCTTAAAGGTCTTTTGGCAGTTGCAAAAATGTGCGTACAATCTATTCATAAGCCTACAATAAAGACACCTCAAATTTTGTGGTATCTCCAAAAGAAATTGGGCAGGACTCAAGTAGTTTGCTGA